The Dethiosulfovibrio peptidovorans genome includes a window with the following:
- the secD gene encoding protein translocase subunit SecD, with protein sequence MLKKDRWRLALVAVVVVAALASVFPIKGRVHLGLDLKGGAHILLQAKGIPENPLTNDSVERLLAVLRNRVDQYGVSEPVIQREGENRVIVDLPGVENPEQALELIGKTALLEFRQVLQATAALPPQAERKNYDSDEEYERAVSRWNEVKAQRDSLEKDLRARAETKSGGVVADDDSGRIYLLGEVYVSGKDLKGAKATYDNLGRPVVSLEFNDTGAKLFDAATETNVGKQIAIVLDGMVVSAPVVQERISGGSAQISGSFSPEEARNLAIMLRAGALPVPVEVLENRSVGPTLGTDSIKAGLKAGFIGCVLVVLFMLIYYRVLGLAADVALVVTMLLLFALLISFKATLTLPGIAGIILTIGMAVDGNILIYERVKEEYRDGKTPLASLDSGFKKAFKTILDANITTLIAAAVLYYFGSGPVRGFALTLAFGIVASVFSAVLVTRVLLQIMVSHNSIPSLARRR encoded by the coding sequence ATGTTAAAGAAGGATCGTTGGCGGTTAGCTTTAGTTGCCGTCGTCGTTGTGGCTGCCCTGGCGTCGGTATTTCCGATTAAGGGACGGGTTCATTTGGGGTTAGACCTCAAGGGGGGGGCTCACATTCTCCTGCAAGCCAAAGGGATACCGGAGAACCCCCTGACCAATGACAGTGTGGAACGTCTATTGGCGGTTTTGAGAAACCGAGTTGATCAGTATGGGGTCTCTGAGCCCGTTATCCAGAGAGAGGGCGAGAATCGAGTGATCGTGGACCTCCCTGGAGTTGAAAATCCCGAACAGGCTCTGGAGCTTATCGGGAAGACCGCTTTGCTGGAATTCCGGCAGGTGCTCCAGGCCACGGCTGCGCTGCCTCCTCAGGCTGAGAGGAAGAATTACGACTCCGATGAGGAATATGAGCGGGCCGTCTCCCGCTGGAACGAGGTCAAGGCCCAAAGGGACAGTCTTGAAAAGGACTTGCGGGCTCGAGCTGAAACCAAAAGTGGCGGCGTTGTGGCCGACGATGACTCTGGGAGGATATACCTTCTGGGGGAGGTCTACGTCAGCGGAAAGGATCTAAAGGGAGCTAAGGCGACCTACGACAATCTGGGACGTCCTGTAGTAAGTCTGGAGTTCAACGATACCGGAGCTAAGCTTTTCGATGCGGCTACGGAAACCAACGTGGGAAAACAGATCGCCATTGTTCTGGATGGCATGGTGGTATCGGCTCCTGTCGTGCAGGAACGGATCAGTGGAGGCTCTGCCCAGATTTCCGGTAGTTTTTCACCGGAAGAGGCCAGAAACCTGGCTATTATGCTTCGAGCCGGAGCTTTGCCCGTTCCCGTCGAGGTTCTGGAAAATCGTTCCGTGGGGCCAACCTTGGGCACTGACTCCATCAAAGCTGGTCTCAAGGCAGGCTTCATCGGCTGCGTGCTCGTCGTTTTGTTCATGCTTATCTACTACCGGGTTCTTGGTCTTGCTGCTGATGTCGCCTTGGTTGTGACTATGCTCCTCCTCTTTGCTCTTTTGATTAGCTTCAAGGCAACGCTGACCCTCCCGGGTATCGCGGGTATTATTTTGACTATTGGCATGGCCGTGGATGGAAATATCCTGATATACGAGCGAGTAAAAGAGGAGTATAGAGACGGTAAAACCCCTCTGGCTTCCTTGGATTCAGGCTTCAAAAAAGCTTTTAAAACCATTTTGGATGCCAATATCACTACCTTGATCGCTGCGGCAGTCCTCTATTATTTTGGAAGTGGACCCGTCAGAGGTTTTGCTTTGACCTTGGCCTTTGGTATCGTCGCCAGCGTCTTCAGCGCTGTTTTGGTAACCCGTGTTCTGCTACAGATCATGGTGAGCCACAACAGCATTCCTTCCCTGGCACGTCGAAGGTAA
- the yajC gene encoding preprotein translocase subunit YajC, which yields MQMFFPLVIFVVVFYFFIIRPQKKRQKKHDQLLGSLSRGDRVVTAGGFVGTVREVKEDSLILEIADGVKARVLKGSISTKMVDEVPQAEAPKVENNSDDGEKGPQKTETVDESR from the coding sequence ATGCAGATGTTTTTCCCTCTGGTTATCTTCGTGGTCGTTTTTTACTTCTTCATCATCAGGCCACAGAAGAAGCGCCAGAAGAAGCATGATCAGCTTTTGGGGTCTTTGAGCAGAGGTGACCGAGTGGTCACCGCAGGCGGGTTCGTCGGTACCGTACGGGAGGTCAAGGAGGACAGTCTGATTCTGGAGATCGCTGATGGCGTTAAAGCCAGGGTTCTCAAAGGGTCGATCTCCACGAAGATGGTCGATGAGGTGCCCCAGGCGGAAGCTCCAAAAGTCGAAAACAACTCCGACGATGGGGAGAAGGGGCCCCAAAAAACTGAGACTGTGGACGAGAGTCGGTAG
- a CDS encoding redox-sensing transcriptional repressor Rex yields the protein MKVAEPTVERLIQYRRLLDRLNSEGVHVVSSKEMGEMLGLKASQVRKDLSYFGEIGKRGVGYDVDRLREHISEILSQPQKWNIGLVGVGRLGEALVDHNAFISEKYEIVALFDVAETKVGRVFWGRRCYHVADMPRIIDELDIEILVLTVPKDAAQQCVDSAIKAGRIKGILNFSPTSVVVPDGVIVYSVDITVELEKLLFYLKHGGVQSV from the coding sequence ATGAAGGTTGCTGAGCCCACTGTAGAACGTCTCATCCAGTATCGAAGACTTCTGGATCGTTTGAACTCCGAGGGCGTACACGTTGTTTCGTCCAAGGAGATGGGGGAGATGCTGGGATTGAAGGCCAGCCAGGTTCGAAAAGATCTTTCCTATTTTGGAGAAATAGGAAAGCGAGGTGTTGGGTACGACGTAGATCGTCTTCGAGAGCATATCTCAGAGATTTTGTCTCAACCCCAGAAGTGGAATATCGGTTTAGTGGGAGTGGGGCGTCTGGGAGAGGCCCTTGTGGATCACAACGCTTTTATCTCGGAAAAGTACGAAATCGTGGCCCTGTTTGACGTGGCGGAGACGAAAGTGGGGAGAGTTTTTTGGGGACGACGATGCTATCATGTCGCCGATATGCCTCGAATAATTGACGAGCTTGATATCGAGATCCTCGTTCTCACCGTTCCCAAAGATGCAGCTCAGCAGTGTGTTGATTCCGCCATCAAAGCCGGTCGAATCAAGGGTATCCTGAATTTTTCTCCCACTTCGGTGGTTGTGCCCGACGGGGTGATCGTCTACTCTGTGGATATTACGGTGGAGCTTGAAAAACTTCTGTTTTACCTGAAACACGGCGGAGTTCAGAGTGTGTAA
- a CDS encoding phosphopyruvate hydratase has translation MSTIIGIHGREILDSRGNPTVEVEVGLECGIVGRSAVPSGASTGSFEAVELRDGGHRFLGKGVLKAVENVNEKIASEIVGMDVSEQAYIDEAMIDLDGTANKGTLGANAILGVSMAVARAAAEYYEMPLWAYLGGLGPFSLPTPMMNVINGGAHADNNLDIQEFMIMPYGAGSFSEALRINVEIYHTLKSMLKAKDYSTALGDEGGFAPNLESNREGFDVLVEAIEKAGYSPGEQVGIAVDVAATEIYSDGRYSFAGEGKVFTSAELNDYYKELCGTYPVVSIEDGMAEDDWEGFALMTKTLGERVQIVGDDLFVTNRVRLNRGIEEKAATAVLIKLNQIGTLTETLEVIARAKEAGFATVISHRSGETADTFIADLAVAISAGQIKTGAPARTDRVAKYNQLLRIEEAVGHHAPYAGRYGLRFAR, from the coding sequence ATGAGTACCATCATCGGGATACACGGTAGAGAGATTTTGGACTCCAGAGGGAATCCCACCGTGGAGGTGGAGGTGGGATTGGAATGCGGTATCGTGGGGCGCTCTGCTGTTCCGTCTGGAGCCTCTACCGGTAGTTTCGAGGCGGTGGAACTTCGGGATGGGGGGCATCGGTTCCTGGGCAAGGGCGTTTTAAAAGCCGTCGAGAATGTGAACGAAAAAATAGCCTCGGAGATCGTTGGAATGGATGTCTCTGAGCAAGCCTATATCGATGAGGCAATGATTGATCTGGATGGAACCGCCAATAAAGGAACCCTGGGCGCCAACGCTATCCTGGGGGTCTCTATGGCGGTGGCCCGGGCTGCGGCCGAATACTATGAAATGCCTCTGTGGGCGTATCTGGGCGGTTTAGGGCCTTTCTCCCTTCCTACTCCAATGATGAACGTCATCAACGGTGGCGCTCATGCCGACAACAACCTAGATATTCAGGAATTCATGATCATGCCCTACGGAGCTGGGAGCTTCTCCGAAGCTCTTCGAATCAACGTGGAGATCTACCATACCTTAAAATCCATGCTCAAGGCCAAGGACTACTCTACTGCCTTGGGTGACGAGGGAGGATTTGCTCCCAACCTGGAGAGTAATCGTGAGGGGTTTGATGTCTTGGTAGAGGCGATAGAGAAAGCGGGGTACTCCCCGGGAGAACAAGTAGGCATCGCTGTGGATGTGGCTGCAACCGAGATCTATTCCGATGGTCGCTACAGCTTTGCCGGTGAAGGGAAGGTCTTTACCTCTGCCGAGCTCAACGACTACTACAAAGAGCTTTGCGGTACCTACCCCGTCGTCTCCATTGAGGACGGCATGGCCGAGGACGACTGGGAGGGCTTCGCTCTGATGACCAAAACCCTTGGGGAAAGAGTACAGATCGTCGGTGATGATCTTTTTGTTACCAACAGAGTGCGTCTGAACCGGGGGATTGAGGAGAAGGCGGCTACGGCGGTGCTTATCAAGCTCAACCAGATTGGGACTTTGACAGAAACGCTGGAGGTCATCGCCCGAGCCAAAGAGGCCGGTTTTGCTACCGTGATTTCTCATCGTTCCGGGGAGACTGCCGACACGTTCATTGCCGATTTAGCCGTTGCAATCTCTGCCGGTCAGATCAAGACGGGAGCTCCTGCCAGGACTGATCGGGTTGCCAAATATAATCAACTTCTCAGGATCGAAGAGGCCGTCGGACATCACGCTCCGTATGCTGGTCGGTATGGCCTTCGGTTTGCCAGGTAG
- a CDS encoding RNA-binding protein, with protein sequence MAIRIDLYLKLARLVKRRTVAQEIVTVGAVRINGRKVKPSTVVRSGDTVDIAFPRRLLIVRVLVDDEALLKRKRGAPYALLEDRQVEPETRLWEGE encoded by the coding sequence ATGGCTATCAGGATCGACCTCTATCTGAAGCTTGCCCGGCTGGTGAAACGTCGGACCGTGGCCCAGGAGATAGTCACTGTTGGAGCGGTGCGAATTAACGGGCGGAAGGTGAAACCATCCACGGTGGTTCGATCGGGAGATACGGTGGACATTGCCTTTCCTCGAAGACTCTTGATCGTTCGGGTACTGGTGGACGATGAGGCCCTTTTAAAAAGAAAAAGAGGCGCCCCCTATGCGTTGCTGGAGGATCGGCAGGTTGAGCCTGAGACCAGGCTTTGGGAGGGCGAGTGA
- the rpoD gene encoding RNA polymerase sigma factor RpoD, translated as MERLVDSQGDLNIGMDGTEAMLDQYLDKIKNILLEGQSKGYVTKEDIERHMTPQSLNEALLRRIYENLMALDIDIQGADKPEDNPMAVCANSEGGENLIGGSDPVRVYLREIGNIPLLNQSQEVELAKRIEAGDGQAKSYLIEANLRLVVSIAKKYMGRGMLFLDLIQEGNLGLIRAVEKFDYTRGYKFSTYATWWIRQAITRAIADQARTIRVPVHMVETINKVMRVSRSLVQNLGREPTDDEIAAEMGIDPAKVVQIRKIAQEPISLESPVGEEEDSQLGDFIEDKDMISPDDSTSMEFLRGHLESVLESLTDREKEVLRLRFGFEDGQIYTLEDVGRQFGVTRERIRQIEAKALRKLRHPSRSIPLRDYMS; from the coding sequence ATGGAGCGCCTTGTCGATTCTCAGGGTGATCTGAATATCGGGATGGATGGTACCGAGGCCATGTTGGATCAGTATCTTGATAAGATCAAAAACATACTTCTGGAGGGACAGAGTAAGGGGTACGTTACCAAAGAGGATATTGAGCGGCATATGACACCCCAGAGCCTCAACGAGGCCCTGCTGAGAAGAATATACGAGAACCTTATGGCGTTGGACATCGATATCCAGGGAGCTGATAAGCCTGAGGACAATCCTATGGCTGTTTGTGCCAACTCAGAGGGTGGCGAGAATCTCATCGGTGGTAGTGATCCAGTTAGGGTGTACCTTCGGGAGATCGGTAACATCCCCCTTCTGAACCAGTCCCAGGAAGTTGAGCTGGCCAAGAGGATCGAGGCTGGTGACGGACAGGCCAAGTCCTATCTGATTGAGGCCAACCTGCGGTTGGTAGTGAGTATTGCCAAGAAATACATGGGGCGGGGAATGCTGTTTTTAGACCTGATTCAGGAGGGAAATCTGGGACTGATCCGCGCGGTTGAGAAATTTGACTACACTCGAGGCTACAAGTTCAGTACCTATGCTACGTGGTGGATTCGACAGGCCATTACCAGAGCCATCGCAGATCAGGCTCGAACCATACGGGTTCCGGTCCACATGGTGGAGACCATCAACAAGGTTATGCGCGTGTCTCGGAGTTTGGTTCAAAATCTTGGGCGGGAACCTACCGACGATGAAATTGCTGCCGAGATGGGAATTGATCCTGCCAAGGTGGTTCAGATCCGAAAGATAGCTCAGGAGCCCATATCCCTTGAGTCACCTGTGGGGGAGGAGGAAGATAGCCAGTTGGGGGATTTCATCGAAGATAAGGACATGATAAGTCCAGATGACTCCACCTCAATGGAATTTCTCAGGGGGCATTTAGAGAGCGTTCTGGAGAGCTTGACCGATCGGGAGAAGGAAGTTCTTCGACTTCGTTTCGGCTTCGAAGATGGTCAAATTTACACGTTGGAGGATGTCGGGCGTCAATTTGGTGTAACTCGCGAGCGAATTCGACAGATTGAAGCCAAGGCTTTGAGAAAGTTACGACATCCTAGCCGTAGTATTCCTCTTCGGGACTACATGTCGTAA
- a CDS encoding DNA primase encodes MGDDVGRIKARLDVVDVIGEYVRLTKSGKNYKGLCPFHDERTPSFHVSQERQSWHCFGCGKGGDLFSFVMEREGVSFPEALELLARRAGVSLEARSGKGKTSNLFDVMEAACSLFQKCLHDRQGLTAQGYLDRRDVSPESQSFFELGWAPPSWNFLTRELPKRGIALKPMERCGLVIRSERGLYDRFRGRVIFPIRDISGRLVAFGGRIIDGDGAKYLNSPETDIYSKRKTLYLIDKARAAIREKGHSILVEGYMDALRLHMKGFTQTVATLGTSLTEEQAEVLRRLADRTYICYDADGAGQAAALRGMYVLQKAGLSVWVVSLPEGEDPDDLLSASGGVERFEGCLKKALPLVEYHIRLSTPLIEDPKTRKGAISGLFDGLAQVEPVEISPHLPLLAALLGVRELEVLDALDCRRKDSRPIRSSFASEEEILPEDEAPPPLPEIAVVTLLWEEASLRKRISADKVLPFLSDSRLKRMAGAILSGESPAFLEKRWLSMNDTFPLFVLAKGGSYLDEFDHDLHWKWRHFCQILYRQKAQMRYNELRVKLLRGEADVADIQELEQVRQRLVSQKGFRA; translated from the coding sequence GTGGGAGACGATGTAGGACGTATCAAAGCCCGACTTGATGTGGTGGACGTGATAGGCGAGTACGTCAGACTCACCAAAAGCGGCAAAAACTACAAGGGGCTCTGTCCTTTTCATGATGAGAGGACCCCGTCGTTTCATGTCTCCCAGGAGCGTCAGAGCTGGCATTGTTTTGGATGTGGCAAGGGAGGCGATCTGTTCAGTTTTGTTATGGAGCGAGAAGGGGTGTCGTTTCCCGAGGCTCTGGAGCTTCTGGCTCGGAGAGCGGGGGTCTCTCTTGAGGCACGTTCAGGCAAGGGAAAAACATCCAACCTGTTCGACGTTATGGAAGCAGCCTGTTCTCTCTTTCAGAAATGTCTCCATGATCGCCAGGGCTTGACCGCTCAGGGATACCTGGATCGTCGGGATGTATCTCCAGAGAGCCAAAGTTTTTTTGAGCTTGGATGGGCCCCTCCCTCCTGGAATTTTCTCACAAGGGAACTTCCGAAACGGGGAATAGCTTTGAAGCCGATGGAGCGGTGCGGTCTTGTGATCCGAAGCGAGCGGGGGCTCTATGATCGGTTTAGAGGCCGGGTAATCTTTCCGATTCGAGACATCTCCGGTCGCTTGGTCGCTTTTGGTGGTCGAATTATCGACGGCGATGGTGCCAAATATCTGAATAGCCCCGAGACGGATATCTACAGCAAGAGAAAAACCCTGTATCTGATTGACAAAGCCAGGGCAGCCATTCGGGAGAAGGGACACTCCATTCTGGTCGAGGGGTATATGGATGCCCTGAGGCTCCATATGAAAGGCTTTACGCAAACGGTGGCGACCCTTGGAACGTCTCTGACGGAGGAACAGGCCGAGGTTCTTCGTCGTCTAGCTGATCGAACCTACATCTGCTATGATGCCGACGGAGCCGGTCAGGCTGCGGCTTTACGGGGGATGTATGTCCTTCAGAAGGCGGGACTCTCCGTGTGGGTTGTCTCTCTCCCTGAGGGGGAGGATCCCGACGATCTTCTGAGTGCTTCAGGAGGAGTCGAACGGTTCGAAGGGTGTCTTAAAAAGGCTTTGCCACTCGTGGAATATCACATTCGCCTTTCGACACCTCTTATTGAGGATCCCAAGACGAGAAAGGGCGCCATCAGCGGTCTTTTTGATGGACTGGCCCAGGTGGAGCCCGTGGAGATATCGCCCCATCTTCCCCTCTTGGCGGCTCTGTTAGGTGTGCGGGAGCTGGAGGTTTTAGACGCTTTGGACTGCCGACGAAAGGATTCCCGTCCCATTCGATCGTCTTTTGCGAGCGAGGAAGAAATTCTTCCTGAGGATGAGGCTCCTCCTCCTTTGCCTGAGATCGCTGTGGTTACGTTACTTTGGGAGGAAGCATCCCTTCGAAAACGGATCTCTGCAGACAAAGTGCTGCCTTTTCTTTCCGATTCTCGGCTTAAGAGGATGGCAGGGGCTATCCTCTCGGGGGAATCTCCGGCCTTTTTGGAGAAACGTTGGCTGAGTATGAATGATACCTTTCCTCTCTTCGTCTTGGCCAAGGGCGGTTCTTACCTTGACGAGTTCGATCACGATCTTCATTGGAAGTGGAGGCATTTTTGTCAAATCCTCTATCGCCAAAAAGCTCAAATGCGGTATAATGAACTTCGTGTAAAACTTCTCAGGGGCGAGGCCGATGTTGCAGATATTCAGGAACTTGAACAGGTACGACAGCGGTTGGTGTCTCAAAAGGGTTTCCGGGCATGA
- a CDS encoding sodium-translocating pyrophosphatase: MGYTLVLVGLSGILALLYATGAYRKVNGFRVDNERVNELSEIIHQGAMAFLNREYRWLFPFVIVVALLLTWKLGLPVALAFVLGAGCSAVAGYIGMNVATKSNGKTAYAATRGTNAALNVAFKGGSVMGMAVVGLGVIGILICYFLYRDPSVITGFGFGASSIALFARVGGGIYTKAADVGADLVGKVEAGIPEDDPRNPATIADNVGDNVGDIAGMGADLFESYVNSIIAAMAIGVVVAGAVGVAYPLVLAGLGIVSAILGTVVVRVKEGGNAQVALRKGTFLTGGIMIVGAFLATKLMLGKIDLFWSVLSGILVGVLIGWVTEVYTSSDYKPVQKIAQATETGSATTILSGIAVGMISTVVPVIMICVATMVSYSFGGLFGIACAAVGMLSITGMTLSVDAYGPIADNAGGIAEMSKLPPEVRKITDKLDAVGNTTAAMGKGLAIGSAALTALSLFAAYAGAVNLESIDLSNPTVMTGLFLGGMLPFLFSALTIQAVGRAAEHMIDEVRRQFREIPGIMEGSARPEYERCVEISTGAALKEMIVPGLLAIVCPVLVGVFLGPEALGGLLGGAIVTGVMLAIFMSNSGGAWDNAKKYIEEGHHGGKGTEQHAAAVVGDTVGDPFKDTSGPSLNILIKLMSVVAVVMAPLFL, translated from the coding sequence ATGGGATACACGCTTGTTCTTGTCGGGTTGTCCGGCATCCTGGCCCTGCTCTATGCAACTGGAGCGTATCGTAAGGTCAACGGTTTCAGAGTAGATAACGAGAGGGTCAACGAGCTCTCGGAGATCATTCACCAAGGGGCTATGGCCTTTTTGAACAGGGAATATCGCTGGTTGTTTCCCTTCGTTATCGTGGTCGCTTTGCTTTTGACGTGGAAGCTGGGCCTTCCTGTTGCCTTGGCTTTCGTCCTTGGTGCCGGGTGTAGTGCTGTTGCTGGCTATATTGGCATGAACGTTGCCACCAAGTCCAATGGCAAGACTGCGTATGCCGCAACTCGGGGGACAAACGCCGCACTGAACGTGGCCTTTAAGGGCGGGAGCGTTATGGGCATGGCCGTGGTCGGCCTCGGTGTTATCGGTATCCTGATCTGTTACTTCCTGTACCGAGATCCCAGTGTCATCACGGGCTTCGGTTTTGGTGCCAGCTCCATCGCTTTGTTTGCCCGTGTGGGGGGGGGAATCTACACGAAAGCGGCCGATGTCGGAGCTGACTTGGTGGGCAAGGTCGAGGCGGGGATCCCCGAGGACGATCCCAGAAACCCGGCTACTATCGCCGACAACGTGGGTGACAATGTGGGCGACATCGCCGGCATGGGAGCTGACCTCTTTGAATCGTACGTCAACTCCATCATCGCTGCCATGGCCATCGGTGTGGTGGTAGCGGGGGCTGTTGGAGTGGCCTATCCTCTGGTTTTAGCCGGTCTTGGCATCGTGTCCGCGATTCTTGGAACGGTCGTCGTCCGGGTAAAGGAGGGGGGAAACGCCCAAGTCGCCCTTCGAAAGGGAACTTTCCTCACTGGCGGGATCATGATCGTGGGTGCGTTCCTCGCCACCAAACTCATGTTGGGCAAGATCGACCTGTTTTGGAGTGTCCTTTCAGGGATTCTTGTCGGTGTCCTCATCGGCTGGGTGACCGAGGTCTATACGTCCTCCGACTATAAGCCGGTACAAAAGATCGCTCAGGCTACCGAGACGGGGTCCGCCACCACAATCCTGTCGGGTATTGCCGTGGGGATGATCTCCACCGTGGTTCCTGTGATCATGATCTGTGTGGCCACCATGGTGAGCTACTCATTTGGAGGGCTCTTCGGAATTGCCTGTGCTGCTGTCGGCATGCTTTCCATCACTGGTATGACTCTGAGCGTGGATGCCTATGGACCCATCGCCGATAACGCTGGTGGTATTGCCGAGATGAGTAAGTTACCTCCCGAGGTCAGGAAGATCACCGATAAACTGGACGCTGTGGGGAACACGACCGCCGCTATGGGCAAGGGACTGGCTATAGGATCGGCTGCTCTTACCGCTCTTTCTCTGTTTGCTGCCTACGCTGGGGCTGTCAACCTGGAGTCTATCGACCTCAGCAATCCCACGGTCATGACCGGTCTCTTCTTGGGTGGTATGTTGCCCTTCCTCTTCAGTGCTCTGACCATTCAGGCCGTCGGAAGGGCTGCTGAACATATGATAGACGAGGTTCGCCGCCAGTTCAGGGAGATTCCGGGCATAATGGAGGGGAGCGCTCGTCCTGAGTACGAACGCTGTGTGGAGATCTCTACGGGAGCTGCCCTGAAGGAAATGATTGTTCCCGGTCTTCTCGCCATCGTTTGCCCTGTTTTGGTGGGAGTCTTCCTCGGTCCCGAGGCTTTGGGAGGCCTTCTGGGCGGTGCAATCGTCACAGGTGTTATGCTGGCTATCTTCATGTCCAACTCGGGTGGTGCTTGGGATAATGCCAAGAAATACATCGAGGAAGGGCATCACGGTGGCAAGGGGACCGAGCAACACGCTGCCGCAGTAGTTGGCGATACGGTGGGCGATCCGTTCAAGGACACCTCCGGGCCTAGCCTGAATATCCTTATCAAGCTTATGTCTGTCGTGGCCGTTGTTATGGCCCCCTTGTTCCTGTAG
- a CDS encoding glutamine-hydrolyzing GMP synthase, whose amino-acid sequence MDNIVILDCGSQFTQLIARRIRELKVHSEILPWNVRVQDVRARSPKGIVISGGPRSVLEDDAPVIDGDILRMGVPVLGLCYGMQYICRVMGGSVRSSTRREYGRAHIVVVDRESPIYDGVPDRTQVWMSHGDDVEKIPDETVLLSETDDGVVAGFRTPDNSILAFQYHPEVAHTEHGSAMLSNFLFSVCRCSGDWNLGDWIESSVQAIRSSVGDDTVICGLSGGVDSSVAAALVSRALGDRLRCIFVNTGMMRDREAQEVLESYQAMDLNVRYVDASCRFLKALEGITDPERKRKVIGELFVRVFEEESSNISGARWLLQGTLYPDVIESGHQGVSAAVIKSHHNVGGLPEDMDLRVLEPLRDLFKDEVRHIGRLLKVPEAIISRHPFPGPGLAVRCLGEITQGKLDILRKADRIYLGEIRKAGLYDQIWQAFAVLLPVYTVGVMGDDRTYARVLALRAITSSDGMTAEWFRFPLDVLDRISTRICNEVPGINRVVYDITSKPPATVEWE is encoded by the coding sequence ATGGATAACATCGTCATTTTGGACTGCGGCTCTCAGTTTACTCAGCTGATCGCCCGAAGAATCAGAGAGCTCAAGGTCCACAGTGAGATCCTGCCTTGGAACGTTCGTGTTCAGGATGTTCGGGCTCGAAGCCCCAAGGGGATCGTCATATCAGGTGGTCCCAGGAGCGTGTTGGAGGACGATGCGCCTGTAATCGATGGCGATATCCTGAGGATGGGTGTTCCTGTCCTTGGTCTCTGCTACGGTATGCAGTATATCTGTCGGGTTATGGGTGGCTCAGTTCGCTCATCCACCAGGAGGGAATATGGTCGGGCCCATATTGTCGTTGTCGATCGTGAAAGCCCCATCTACGATGGGGTGCCTGATCGAACCCAGGTCTGGATGAGCCACGGCGACGATGTGGAGAAAATTCCCGATGAGACGGTTCTCCTCTCTGAGACTGATGATGGGGTGGTCGCTGGTTTTCGAACCCCCGATAACTCCATCCTGGCTTTTCAGTATCATCCCGAGGTTGCCCATACGGAGCATGGCTCTGCTATGCTCTCAAACTTCCTGTTTTCCGTATGCCGTTGTTCTGGCGACTGGAATCTGGGAGATTGGATCGAGAGCTCTGTTCAGGCCATTCGATCCTCCGTTGGGGACGATACCGTGATCTGTGGCCTCTCCGGCGGTGTGGACTCATCGGTGGCCGCTGCTCTCGTATCTCGAGCACTTGGGGATCGGTTACGGTGTATTTTTGTGAACACTGGCATGATGCGAGACCGGGAGGCTCAGGAGGTTTTGGAGAGCTATCAGGCTATGGACCTGAATGTCCGTTATGTGGATGCCTCGTGCCGTTTTCTCAAGGCATTGGAGGGGATTACCGATCCTGAGCGTAAGAGAAAGGTCATCGGTGAGCTCTTCGTTCGAGTGTTCGAAGAGGAGTCCTCGAACATCTCCGGAGCTCGCTGGCTTCTTCAGGGAACCCTGTATCCTGATGTGATTGAGAGCGGTCATCAGGGCGTCTCTGCAGCGGTTATCAAGAGCCATCATAACGTGGGAGGCTTGCCGGAAGACATGGATCTCCGGGTTCTCGAGCCTCTTCGGGATCTGTTCAAGGATGAGGTTCGACACATCGGACGACTTCTGAAGGTTCCCGAGGCCATCATCTCGCGACATCCCTTCCCTGGCCCCGGACTCGCCGTTCGATGTCTGGGTGAGATCACTCAAGGGAAGCTGGATATCTTGAGGAAAGCTGACCGAATCTATCTGGGCGAGATACGAAAAGCTGGCCTGTATGACCAAATATGGCAGGCTTTTGCCGTGCTTTTGCCGGTGTACACTGTGGGGGTGATGGGCGATGATCGGACATACGCCCGGGTCCTTGCTCTTCGGGCCATCACGTCCTCCGACGGCATGACCGCTGAGTGGTTTCGATTTCCTTTGGATGTGTTGGATCGAATCTCCACCAGGATCTGCAACGAGGTCCCCGGTATCAATCGGGTTGTCTACGATATTACGAGCAAACCGCCCGCCACTGTGGAGTGGGAGTAG